Proteins found in one Kwoniella shivajii chromosome 4, complete sequence genomic segment:
- a CDS encoding glutamine-tRNA ligase has translation MPPKFDPKSPENAPLISLFQSLGLAEKSATELVRQPKSGVAFKSLIDEFQLNDKKYDEKTASALVKLSGSGGKLGPAEKGFVVKKIEEGEIKSADQVAAAIKYVEGNPAGTPINEEEFNKACGVGIEITASQIPDLLKSYVSSLPSPPGNWASLGAVLGGIRSGSSDLKWANAGEVKSSLETIFTELFGTKESAQAAAKAQSASASKTKPPPKPKTEASPSAEASSSTTPIIPTNIFREGFLSEFHKPGENPQVKPELKEEHLAFTKGMVHTRFPPEPNGYLHIGHVKAIMIDFGYAKFHGGRTYLRFDDTNPEAEEGRYFQSILETVRWLGFEPWKITYSSDNFDQLHKWAVELTRRGKAYVCTCSAEKMKADRGMGKGHPVACEHRDRPVEDSLREFERMKNGEYPEQGAALRMKMDLTSGNPYMWDMVAYRVKMAPHHRTGDKWKIYPTYDFTHCLCDSIENISHSLCTVEFIPARESYEWLCDALEVYKARQYEFARLNLQGTFLSKRKIAKLVQKKLVKDWDDPRLYTIIALRRRGIPPGALLSFVSELGVTTSESVTEIKKFESTIRSYLEESAPRLMMVLNPIKLVIENVPDDYRVPVQVPLHPKVPSMGTVETSFTKEVYIDAEDFREIDSPDYFRLAPGKSVGLFKAPYPVTCTSYTKDPTTGQITEIKCKLEDSGTVKKAKAYIQWVNVPDSIKIEQVRYFKPLFKSDPPPSDFESDINPESLEVFDNAVVEPAFYELARKAITDARKESEIRTIKAKSEFASSPSPSDESDSDKKVEHKEDEPVINAEGLVGMENIRFQAMRLAYFTVDRESKIACLDSNSSKTGKQVGDKIILNRIVSLKEDVGKKA, from the exons ATGCCTCCCAAATTCGATCCCAAATCACCAGAAAACGCACCTCTAATCTCGTTATTTCAATCCCTTGGTTTAGCCGAAAAATCAGCTACGGAACTAGTCAGACAACCTAAATCAGGTGTAGCGTTCAAATCACTCATTGACGAGTTTCAATTGAATGATaagaaatatgatgaaaagacTGCCAGTGCTTTGGTCAAGCTCTCTGGATCAGGAGGGAAATTAGGTCCAGCCGAAAAAGGATTTGTAGTcaagaagatagaagaaggtgaaatcaaatcagctgatcaagtcGCAG CTGCTATCAAGTATGTAGAAGGGAACCCAGCTGGAACACCTATAAATGAGGAAGAATTCAACAAAGCATGTGGTGTTG GTATCGAGATTACCGCCTCTCAAATTCCAGATTTACTGAAATCATACgtctcttctctcccttctccaCCTGGAAATTGGGCAAGTCTCGGAGCAGTTTTAGGAGGTATAAGAAGTGGTTCATCCGATTTGAA ATGGGCTAATGCAGGGGAAGTAAAGTCATCATTGgaaaccatcttcaccgAATTATTCGGGACCAAAGAATCAGCTCAAGCAGCTGCCAAAGcccaatcagcttcagcctCCAAAACAAAACCCCCTCCTAAACCTAAAACTGAAGCTTCCCCTTCTGCCgaagcatcatcatccaccacTCCTATCATTCCCACCAATATCTTTAGAGAAGGCTTCTTATCAGAATTCCATAAACCTGGAGAAAACCCCCAGGTCAAAcctgaattgaaagaagagcaTCTTGCGTTCACCAAAGGAATGGTGCATACTCGATTCCCTCCTGAACCCAATGGATACTTACATATCG GTCACGTAAAAGCTATTATGATAGATTTCGGTTATGCCAAATTCCATGGTGGTAGAACATATCTGCG ATTTGACGATACCAAcccagaagctgaagaaggaagatacTTCCAATCCATTTTAGAAACAGTCAGATGGTTGGGTTTTGAACCCTGGAAAATCACTTACTCAAGTGACAActttgatcagcttcacaAATGGGCTGTAGAATTGACGAGGAGAGGGAAGGCTTACGTCTGTACATGTAgtg CCGAGAAAATGAAGGCGGATAGAGGAATGGGCAAAGGTCATCCCGTCGCGTGTGAACATCGGGACCGACCTGTCGAAGATTCATTGAGAGAGTtcgaaagaatgaagaatggagaGTACCCAGAACAAGGTGCAGCGTtgcggatgaagatggatctgACGAGTGGAAATCCGTATATGTGGGATATGGTCGCATACAGAGTCAAGATGGCCCCTCATCACAGGACCGGAGACAAgtgga AAATATATCCCACATACGATTTCACACACTGTCTCTGTGATAGTATCGAAAACATCTC TCACTCCCTCTGTACTGTTGAATTCATCCCTGCTCGAGAATCATACGAGTGGCTCTGCGATGCCTTAGAAGTTTACAAAGCCAGACAATACGAATTTGCTCGACTGAATTTGCAAGGTACTTTCCTTTCCAAGAGAAAGATCGCTAAATTAGTTCAAAAGAAATTGGTGAAAGATTGGGATGATCCGAGACTTTACACGATCATCGCTCTCCGACGAAGAGGTATTCCGCCTGGAGCATTGTTGTCATTCGTATCGGAATTAGGAGTAACGACATCTGAATCAGTGACTGAAATCAAAAAATTCGAGTCTACAATTCGATCCTATCTCGAAGAATCTGCACCTCGATTAATGATGGTATTAAACCCTATCAAACTGGTCATCGAGAATGTTCCTGACGATTATCGAGTTCCCGTTCAAGTTCCGTTGCATCCCAAAGTACCGTCGATGGGTACTGTAGAAACCTCATTTACGAAAGAAGTGTATATCGATGCGGAAGATTTCAGAGAGATCGATTCACCTGATTATTTCAGATTAGCTCCAGGAAAGTCAGTTGGATTATTCAAAGCGCCTTATCCAGTGACCTGCACATCCTACACCAAAGATCCGACAACTGGTCAGATAACCGAAATCAAATGTAAATTAGAAGATTCAGGAACTGtcaaaaaagcaaaagcatACATTCAATGGGTGAACGTACCtgattcaatcaagattgaaCAGGTCAGATACTTCAAACCACTGTTCAAATCTGATCCACCTCCATCAGATTTCGAATCTGATATAAACCCAGAATCGTTGGAAGTATTCGATAACGCTGTTGTAGAACCTGCTTTCTATGAATTAGCTAGAAAGGCAATTACAGATGCcaggaaagaaagtgaaattagAACTATTAAAGCTAAATCAGAAttcgcttcttcaccttcaccttcagatgaaagtgattcCGATAAAAAGGTGGAacataaagaagatgaaccagTCATAAACGCAGAAGGTTTGGTAGGAATGGAAAATATTAGATTCCAAGCTATGCGTTTAGCTTATTTCACAGTTGATAGAGAATCTAAAATCGCCTGTTTagattccaattcatctaaAACAGGTAAACAAGTTGGCGAtaagatcatcttgaatAGAATCGtttctttgaaagaagatgtaggAAAAAAGGCTTAG
- a CDS encoding protein disulfide-isomerase domain produces the protein MKFTISFGIFAFAALVGASNVVDLDTKNFEQFVGGDRPALVEFYAPWCGHCKNLAPTYEQLADAFPSDKVVIAKTDADGVGRELGTKFGVTGFPTIKWFPAGSLEPVDYASGRDLESLVGFVGKQSGVKSSIKPPPPPLAVELDASNFDDIALNNDKDVLVAFTAPWCGHCKTLKPTYEKVAKAFLSEPNCVVAQMDADAAPNKPIASKYDVRSFPTIKFFPKGSKEPVAYSTGRSEQQFIDFLNEHCGTHRSISGLLSETAGKVLTLDTLASSFFTASLPERPDVLGKAREYLATLTGTDTKNSTAAEYYVRAMERVLEKGEGWLAKEQARIAGLLASPSLAPTKLDELKIKANILSSFAATKASEAADAAGDLYDQAAGAAGDLYDQAVDAAKQVPQQAKDGVDQFADAVQGQAKKIKEEL, from the exons ATGAAGTTCACAATCAGCTTTGGAATATTCGCATTCGCTGCTTTGGTAGGAGCAAGTAATGTCGTTGATCTCGATACTAAGAATTTCGAACAA TTCGTAGGTGGTGATAGACCTGCTTTGGTTGAATT CTACGCACC ATGGTGTGGACACTGCAAGAATC TTGCTCCTACGTACGAACAACTCGCCGACGCTTTTCCAAGC GATAAAGTCGTCATTGCTAAAACTGATGCTGATGGTGTTGGACGAGAACTTGGTACTAAGTTCGGTGTCACTGGTTTCCCAA CTATTAAATGGTTCCCTGCTGGATCACTCGAACCCGTCGATTACGCTTCTGGAAGAGATCTTGAATCTTTAGTAGGATT CGTCGGTAAACAATCAGgtgtcaaatcatcaatcaaaccacctcctccaccactcGCAGTTGAACTTGATGCATCAAactttgatgatatagctcTGAATAACGACAAAGATGTTTTGGTAGCTTTCACTGCTCCTTGG TGTGGACATTGTAAAACTCTCAAACCTACCTATGAGAAAGTAGCCAAAGCCTTCCTTTCAGAACCCAATTGTGTAGTAGCTCAAATGGATGCAGATGCTGCTCCCAACAAGCCAATCGCATCTAAATATGATGTTAGATCTTTCCCTACGATAAAATTCTTCCCTAAAGGCTCTAAAGAACCTGTTGCTTATTCAACTGGTAGATCTGAACAACAATTCATTGAT TTCCTCAACGAACACTGTGGAACCCACCGATCTATTTCCGGTCTTCTTTCTGAAACCGCTGGTAAAGTCCTCACCCTCGACACGCTCGcttccagcttcttcaccgcTTCTCTCCCTGAGCGACCTGATGTTCTCGGTAAAGCAAGAGAGTACCTTGCTACTTTGACCGGAACCGACACGAAAAACAGCACTGCTGCCGAATACTACGTCCGAGCAATGGAGAGAGTGCTTGAAAAGGGTGAAGGATGGTTAGCCAAAGAACAAGCCAG AATCGCTGGTCTTCTCGCTTCACCCTCATTGGCACCTACCAAACTTGATGAactcaaaatcaaagctAACATCTTATCCTCATTCGCCGCTACAAAAGCCTCTGAGGCTGCTGATGCTGCAGGAGATCTGTACGACCAGGCTGCCGGTGCGGCTGGCGACCTATACGACCAAGCTGTCGATGCCGCCAAACAAGTTCCTCAACAAGCCAAAGACGGTGTAGATCAATTCGCTGATGCagttcaaggtcaagctaagaagatcaaggaggaGCTTTAA